One window of Candidatus Nitrospira kreftii genomic DNA carries:
- a CDS encoding putative NADH-quinone oxidoreductase, subunit M, with protein sequence MVTMMEFFASSLLTAIPLLGALLSVRFWSDPKRVKTCSIVSSILTLALMLGMAKFLPPLPTGLLSLYLLPLGALTSVLSHPVHKDHRFSWMVTLVCLGFGIGTLTGPDVSGPFFLMMLMVTIIVLLYRHHTALWPMSWWGVGLLIFGLVCLGISMLTATPLSSIASLMTCAVLLPLAPFHGGYLTTVTRLPGNLPSFVVLLFPIMGLHQLSIILSTIPDDVMSVVNVLALGGALYSAVKALAQSRVRLVLGYGSLSFFSIAWWFAATTEATTPRTALLVGAIGLATSGLLIAWQVIRTRYGDDVDPQAISGLAAAMPKYAVVLSLLGLAAMGIPPFGVFAGFMGLVLTSPQASVFGLFLVLGAWLAASWYIMQLVQQLLFGASRPDLRYTDLLHPELISLSVVVLVLLALGLIPSTLFGPEQAVQPHTTAFLESLAWRN encoded by the coding sequence ATGGTCACGATGATGGAATTCTTTGCATCATCGCTGCTGACCGCCATCCCACTTCTGGGAGCGCTCCTGAGTGTGCGTTTCTGGTCTGACCCGAAACGCGTCAAGACTTGTTCTATCGTCTCGTCGATCCTCACCCTTGCCTTGATGTTAGGCATGGCGAAGTTCCTGCCGCCTTTGCCCACGGGACTTCTTTCACTCTACCTTCTGCCGTTGGGAGCGCTGACGTCCGTCCTAAGTCATCCGGTCCATAAGGACCACCGTTTCTCTTGGATGGTGACATTGGTCTGTTTGGGGTTTGGAATTGGAACGCTCACTGGTCCCGACGTATCAGGGCCCTTCTTCCTCATGATGCTGATGGTCACCATCATCGTCCTGCTGTATCGCCATCACACCGCTTTGTGGCCGATGTCATGGTGGGGCGTCGGCCTGTTGATTTTTGGGCTTGTTTGTCTCGGTATTTCGATGCTAACCGCTACGCCACTGTCATCCATCGCCTCGTTGATGACGTGCGCCGTACTGCTGCCACTGGCTCCCTTCCACGGCGGTTATCTGACAACCGTGACGCGACTGCCCGGAAATCTCCCTTCGTTTGTCGTATTATTGTTCCCAATTATGGGCCTCCATCAGCTCTCGATCATTCTGTCGACCATTCCGGATGATGTCATGTCGGTCGTGAATGTTTTGGCGCTTGGCGGGGCACTCTACAGCGCCGTCAAAGCTCTCGCGCAATCGAGAGTCCGCTTAGTCTTGGGCTATGGAAGTCTCTCTTTTTTTTCCATTGCCTGGTGGTTTGCCGCTACAACCGAGGCGACAACGCCCCGAACAGCGCTCCTAGTTGGAGCGATAGGTCTAGCGACCAGCGGACTCTTGATCGCCTGGCAAGTGATCCGCACACGATATGGAGACGATGTGGACCCACAAGCCATCAGCGGGCTGGCGGCAGCGATGCCGAAATACGCCGTTGTGCTTTCTTTGTTGGGCCTCGCCGCCATGGGGATTCCGCCTTTCGGCGTATTTGCTGGATTCATGGGATTGGTGTTGACTTCGCCACAGGCTTCGGTCTTCGGTCTCTTCCTCGTGTTGGGAGCCTGGCTTGCGGCCTCGTGGTACATTATGCAGCTGGTGCAGCAGTTGCTTTTTGGGGCGAGCCGTCCTGATTTGCGCTACACGGATCTTTTACACCCTGAACTCATTTCCCTATCGGTCGTCGTGTTGGTTCTCCTGGCATTGGGGTTGATCCCCTCCACTTTGTTTGGCCCTGAGCAGGCCGTTCAACCGCACACTACGGCATTTCTGG